One Moorella sp. E308F DNA segment encodes these proteins:
- a CDS encoding MoaD family protein, with amino-acid sequence MEVELLSFLQRAAGESRVDIEAATIEELLAALISRYGETFRRELMTPDGKLKTGIAILVNGRNINFLQGLNTSLVPGDKVTIIPPAAGG; translated from the coding sequence ATGGAAGTAGAACTCCTTAGTTTCTTACAGCGGGCGGCCGGGGAAAGTCGGGTAGATATAGAAGCAGCTACTATCGAGGAGCTCCTGGCTGCCCTTATCTCCCGTTATGGGGAAACTTTCCGCCGGGAACTCATGACCCCGGATGGGAAGCTAAAGACCGGCATCGCCATCCTGGTGAACGGTCGCAATATCAACTTCCTCCAGGGGCTGAATACGTCGTTGGTTCCCGGGGATAAGGTGACTATAATTCCGCCGGCTGCCGGCGGGTAA
- a CDS encoding NAD(P)/FAD-dependent oxidoreductase produces MRYLILGNSAAGVTAAGTIRRADPAGEITIVGDEPYPYYARVLTSYYLGGLVTRDRLWLAGEEWYREQRIRLITGRRAVAVDIGSQRVGLDDGSELSYDRLLVATGAAPQQIDFPGKTLAGVFTLRTLDDAAAIRKFARPGGQAVIVGGGMVGLKAAEGLHARGLKVRLVVSSGRLLSQALDDTGAELVRRAMANAGFTIHLREDVVALEGREKVTAAVLRSGVTVPADVVVVGKGVRPNVPFLQGSGIDVDRGVLVDDYLATNIPGIYAAGDVAQAYDYAWQKPRLNAIWGNAVEQGRLAGFNMAGHHTAYRGGIGRNSLVVNGLGVISGGIVNPPGEGYEVVTRLDEKRSCYRKAVLQGRRLVGMVAIGSPSGAGGFQSLIGREVKEKYIVSFLDGSFTWAMVGR; encoded by the coding sequence ATGCGTTATTTAATTCTTGGCAACAGCGCCGCCGGGGTGACCGCGGCCGGAACCATCCGCCGCGCCGACCCGGCCGGGGAAATTACAATTGTCGGCGACGAGCCCTACCCCTATTACGCCCGTGTTCTTACATCTTATTACCTGGGCGGGCTGGTCACCCGTGACAGGCTCTGGCTGGCAGGTGAAGAATGGTACAGGGAGCAACGGATCCGGCTCATTACTGGCCGGCGGGCGGTGGCAGTCGATATTGGAAGCCAGCGGGTTGGCCTGGACGACGGCAGTGAGCTTTCCTATGACCGTCTGCTGGTAGCCACCGGCGCGGCACCCCAGCAAATTGACTTTCCCGGTAAAACCCTCGCCGGTGTTTTTACCCTGCGGACCCTGGACGACGCTGCCGCCATCCGTAAATTCGCCCGGCCTGGGGGGCAGGCGGTAATTGTCGGTGGCGGTATGGTAGGCCTTAAAGCGGCTGAAGGCTTGCATGCCAGGGGGCTTAAAGTACGCCTGGTGGTATCATCAGGCCGGCTCCTTTCCCAGGCTCTCGATGATACCGGCGCGGAACTGGTGCGCCGGGCCATGGCTAACGCCGGGTTTACCATCCACCTGCGGGAAGATGTCGTTGCGCTGGAAGGCCGGGAAAAAGTGACGGCCGCCGTCCTGCGCTCCGGGGTTACGGTACCGGCGGACGTCGTAGTCGTGGGCAAAGGGGTGCGGCCCAATGTGCCCTTCCTTCAGGGGAGCGGGATCGACGTGGACCGCGGTGTCCTGGTGGATGATTATCTGGCTACAAACATTCCCGGCATCTACGCCGCCGGTGATGTGGCCCAGGCTTACGACTACGCCTGGCAGAAGCCGCGCCTCAACGCCATCTGGGGCAACGCCGTGGAGCAGGGCCGCCTGGCCGGGTTCAATATGGCCGGGCATCATACGGCTTACCGCGGCGGCATCGGGCGGAATTCCCTGGTGGTGAACGGCCTGGGAGTCATCAGCGGCGGCATCGTCAACCCGCCGGGAGAGGGGTATGAGGTGGTGACCCGCCTGGACGAAAAGCGGTCCTGCTACCGCAAAGCCGTGCTCCAGGGCCGGCGGCTGGTCGGTATGGTCGCCATCGGCTCACCTAGCGGCGCTGGGGGGTTCCAGTCCCTTATCGGCCGGGAGGTAAAGGAAAAATATATCGTCAGTTTCCTGGACGGCAGCTTCACCTGGGCCATGGTAGGGCGGTGA
- a CDS encoding sigma 54-interacting transcriptional regulator, protein MSHLGLVAPYAGLAALARQVCAELGEDVTITIGDLAEGVKVARELAARGAEVIISRGGTATLISRHVEVPVVEIAVSAFDLVRALAEARELGRYIGVAGFRNVIYGTKSLESVLGVHIEELIIEAEEGAAGIIAEGKAMGLEVIVGDAVSVRSARELGLQAILVTSGKEAINQAIREAREVALVRRRERARAEQFKAILDFAYEGIVATDQEGRITLVNPAAEKILGLTASRVVGRPAREVLPGVPLDQVRKSGQKRLGELHRAGNTLVAENVVPVITGREIVGAVATFQDVSHLQAVETRARQELYLKGHVAQFTFDDIVTCSPVMARVIERARQFAAADATILITGETGSGKEMVAQSIHNASQRREGPFVAVNCAAVPENLLESELFGYEEGAFTGARKGGKKGLFELAHRGTLFLDEIGELSLNLQARLLRVLQQKAIMRVGGDRVLPVDVRIIAATHRDLEEAVARETFRRDLYYRLNVLHIKLPPLRERLEDLPLLIKALVEKVSRRSGRLPPLFSEDVIARLQAYDWPGNVRELENIIERLVVLRSGQEVEPADLEEILGPVENKPEPGLQLVLRGTLEEMEAEIIRRTLALTNNNKDETCRRLGLSKTTLWRRLKSWQEGGHRRVSGS, encoded by the coding sequence ATGTCCCACCTGGGCCTGGTGGCTCCCTATGCCGGCCTGGCGGCTCTGGCAAGGCAGGTGTGCGCGGAGCTGGGAGAGGACGTAACCATTACCATCGGCGACCTGGCGGAAGGGGTAAAGGTGGCCCGGGAACTGGCAGCTAGAGGTGCGGAGGTTATTATCAGCCGCGGCGGCACCGCCACCCTTATCAGCCGCCATGTAGAGGTGCCGGTGGTGGAGATTGCCGTCAGCGCCTTTGACCTGGTCCGGGCCCTGGCCGAGGCCAGGGAACTGGGCCGTTATATCGGCGTTGCCGGTTTCCGTAACGTCATTTACGGCACCAAAAGCCTGGAATCAGTCCTGGGGGTCCATATTGAAGAGTTAATTATTGAGGCCGAAGAGGGCGCAGCCGGGATTATTGCTGAAGGCAAGGCTATGGGGCTGGAAGTTATCGTCGGCGATGCCGTATCCGTCCGGTCGGCCCGGGAACTGGGTCTCCAGGCGATACTCGTCACTTCCGGCAAAGAGGCCATCAACCAGGCCATACGCGAGGCCCGGGAGGTGGCGCTGGTGCGCCGCCGCGAGCGGGCCCGAGCCGAGCAGTTCAAAGCCATTCTGGATTTCGCCTATGAGGGTATTGTGGCCACCGACCAGGAAGGCCGCATTACCCTGGTCAACCCGGCGGCCGAAAAGATCCTGGGCCTGACGGCATCCCGGGTAGTGGGACGGCCGGCGCGGGAGGTTCTGCCAGGCGTTCCCCTGGACCAGGTGCGGAAGTCAGGGCAAAAGCGCTTGGGGGAACTGCACCGGGCCGGCAATACCCTGGTTGCCGAGAACGTGGTTCCGGTAATTACCGGGCGGGAAATTGTCGGGGCTGTGGCTACCTTCCAGGATGTCAGCCATCTCCAGGCCGTGGAAACCAGAGCCCGCCAGGAATTGTATCTCAAAGGCCACGTAGCCCAGTTTACCTTCGATGATATCGTTACCTGTAGCCCGGTCATGGCCCGCGTTATCGAGCGGGCGCGCCAGTTTGCCGCCGCCGACGCGACAATATTAATCACCGGCGAAACCGGCTCCGGTAAGGAAATGGTGGCCCAGAGCATCCACAACGCCAGCCAGCGGCGAGAAGGACCTTTCGTAGCGGTCAACTGCGCCGCCGTGCCGGAAAACTTGCTGGAAAGCGAACTCTTCGGCTACGAGGAAGGAGCTTTCACCGGTGCGCGCAAAGGTGGTAAGAAGGGTCTCTTTGAACTGGCCCACCGGGGTACCCTTTTCCTGGACGAGATCGGCGAACTTTCTTTAAACCTGCAGGCGCGGCTTCTACGGGTACTGCAACAGAAGGCCATAATGCGCGTCGGAGGTGACCGGGTGCTGCCGGTGGACGTGCGCATCATTGCTGCCACCCACCGCGACCTGGAAGAGGCCGTGGCCAGGGAAACCTTCCGCCGTGACCTGTATTACCGGTTGAACGTGCTGCATATAAAACTACCGCCTTTGCGGGAACGTTTGGAAGATTTACCGTTACTCATCAAAGCCCTGGTCGAAAAAGTCAGCCGGCGTTCCGGGCGCCTACCGCCGTTATTCAGCGAGGATGTCATCGCCCGGTTACAGGCCTACGACTGGCCAGGCAACGTTCGCGAGCTGGAAAACATCATCGAGCGCCTGGTGGTCCTGCGCAGCGGCCAGGAGGTGGAGCCTGCCGATCTGGAGGAGATATTGGGGCCGGTGGAAAATAAGCCGGAGCCCGGCTTGCAGCTTGTTTTGCGGGGCACCCTGGAGGAAATGGAGGCGGAAATCATCCGCCGGACCCTGGCCCTCACCAATAACAATAAAGACGAAACCTGTCGTCGCCTGGGGCTTAGTAAAACCACCCTCTGGCGGCGGCTAAAAAGCTGGCAGGAGGGGGGACATCGTAGGGTCAGTGGCAGCTAA
- a CDS encoding four-carbon acid sugar kinase family protein yields MEQISIIADDLTGANDTGVQFCQHGFRTMVIIDAANVERVGQDKDVWAINTDTRHLAAPEAYQRVYEITLKLKKAAISRVYKKIDSTLRGHPGAELEAVMDAWQADLALVVPAFPANRRLVVDGHLLISEGTEMAVASTSLTPGDARIALCHIPTVLQGEMGRRVGQINLATVRQGVKELVAALETARTNSQVLVLDAADEEDLRNIARAISRFQRDVIVAGAAGMAAYLPLAWNLKPVPNNPLNKKGAILLVAGSRNPVTAAQVQRLAEVSACQAVKVETEAILTGEPAVEIERVLQEVTTQDADTGLIIIAVDSLFQTIDRDKVSNKGSKAIALALGTITSRLLNMKKISALVVTGGDTAVHVCRALEARGINLAADLLPGIPLGYLEGGRGDGLPIVTKAGGFGSPDSLIKVNEFLQQRMKSEMELV; encoded by the coding sequence ATGGAACAGATATCCATCATCGCCGACGATTTAACCGGAGCCAACGATACCGGCGTCCAGTTTTGCCAGCACGGTTTCCGCACCATGGTTATTATAGATGCTGCCAACGTAGAGCGGGTGGGGCAGGATAAAGATGTCTGGGCGATCAACACCGACACCCGCCACCTGGCAGCACCTGAAGCCTACCAGCGAGTTTATGAGATCACTTTAAAACTAAAAAAAGCTGCCATCAGCCGGGTTTACAAAAAGATTGATTCCACCCTGCGCGGCCACCCAGGTGCCGAGCTGGAGGCTGTCATGGACGCCTGGCAGGCGGACCTCGCCCTGGTGGTGCCGGCCTTTCCGGCCAACCGGCGGTTAGTGGTTGACGGCCACCTGTTGATAAGCGAGGGCACGGAGATGGCCGTAGCTTCCACAAGCCTTACTCCTGGCGATGCCAGGATAGCCCTTTGCCACATCCCTACCGTCCTGCAGGGGGAGATGGGCCGTCGGGTAGGTCAGATTAACCTGGCGACTGTACGCCAGGGAGTGAAAGAACTGGTAGCTGCCCTGGAGACCGCTCGAACAAACAGCCAGGTGTTGGTCCTTGATGCCGCCGACGAAGAGGACCTAAGAAATATCGCCCGGGCAATCAGCCGCTTCCAGCGGGATGTCATTGTGGCCGGCGCCGCCGGCATGGCCGCCTATTTACCTCTGGCCTGGAACCTAAAACCAGTACCTAATAATCCATTAAATAAAAAGGGAGCTATTCTCCTGGTTGCTGGATCGCGCAACCCGGTCACTGCCGCCCAGGTGCAACGCCTGGCTGAGGTTAGCGCGTGTCAGGCTGTAAAGGTAGAGACGGAAGCTATACTTACCGGAGAACCGGCTGTTGAAATAGAAAGGGTGTTGCAGGAAGTTACAACTCAAGATGCAGACACGGGTTTAATTATTATAGCCGTAGATAGCCTTTTCCAGACCATTGATAGAGATAAGGTTTCCAACAAAGGAAGCAAAGCCATAGCTTTAGCCCTTGGCACTATCACCAGCCGCCTCTTAAATATGAAAAAGATAAGTGCCCTGGTAGTTACTGGCGGAGATACTGCCGTTCACGTTTGCCGGGCTCTGGAAGCCAGAGGAATTAACCTGGCGGCCGATTTGTTGCCGGGTATTCCCTTGGGGTATCTGGAAGGGGGGCGGGGTGATGGACTTCCAATCGTTACTAAAGCCGGCGGTTTTGGTTCCCCCGATTCCCTGATCAAAGTAAATGAATTTCTTCAACAGAGAATGAAAAGTGAAATGGAGTTGGTATGA
- the pdxA gene encoding 4-hydroxythreonine-4-phosphate dehydrogenase PdxA, giving the protein MVKPLIAITVGDPCGIGPEITAKALAIPEIYDLCRPLAIADAGLMGEAIKIAGVNLSVRAVTSPGEGRYEYGTIDVLDMQNVDLNQLQYGKVTRMGGEASFQYITRAIELALAGEVDAVTTGPINKEAINLAGHHYSGHTEIFADLTKTQDYCMMLVDKNFRVSHVTTHVAFSQVPSLIKKERVLTVIKLTNDALLKMGISIPRIAVAGLNPHAGEDGLFGREEIEEISPAIAAAREQGIQVDGPVPPDTIFVKLQGGQYDAVVAMYHDQGHIPTKLIGFKYDNATGKWGSVAGINITLGLPIIRTSVDHGTAFGKAGKGTANPESMVDALKMGVIMTRT; this is encoded by the coding sequence ATGGTAAAACCATTAATTGCTATTACTGTAGGTGACCCTTGTGGCATTGGGCCTGAGATTACTGCTAAAGCCCTGGCCATACCAGAGATTTATGATCTATGCCGGCCTCTGGCTATAGCCGATGCCGGCCTGATGGGCGAAGCTATCAAGATCGCGGGAGTTAACCTGTCCGTTCGAGCCGTGACCAGTCCTGGTGAAGGCCGGTATGAGTATGGCACCATCGATGTCCTGGACATGCAAAATGTTGACCTGAACCAGTTGCAGTACGGCAAAGTAACCCGCATGGGGGGTGAAGCCAGTTTCCAGTATATAACCCGAGCCATCGAACTCGCCCTGGCCGGGGAAGTTGATGCCGTCACCACCGGTCCCATTAATAAAGAAGCTATCAACTTGGCCGGACATCATTACTCCGGGCACACGGAGATCTTTGCCGACCTGACGAAAACGCAGGACTACTGCATGATGCTCGTTGACAAGAATTTTCGGGTTTCCCATGTGACTACCCATGTGGCTTTCAGTCAGGTACCATCACTTATAAAAAAGGAACGGGTACTTACAGTAATCAAATTGACTAACGATGCTCTTTTAAAAATGGGAATTTCAATACCGAGAATTGCGGTCGCTGGACTCAACCCCCATGCCGGCGAGGATGGTCTCTTCGGCCGCGAGGAAATCGAGGAAATCAGTCCGGCTATCGCTGCCGCTAGGGAGCAGGGAATCCAGGTAGATGGCCCGGTGCCTCCAGATACTATTTTTGTTAAACTCCAGGGTGGCCAGTATGATGCTGTAGTAGCTATGTACCATGATCAGGGCCATATTCCGACCAAATTAATCGGTTTTAAATACGACAATGCCACCGGCAAGTGGGGATCGGTTGCCGGGATAAACATCACTTTAGGATTACCAATAATACGGACCTCAGTTGATCATGGTACCGCTTTTGGTAAAGCTGGAAAGGGGACAGCCAACCCCGAAAGTATGGTGGATGCCTTGAAAATGGGGGTAATAATGACGCGAACCTAA
- a CDS encoding GntP family permease, which yields MEGISGIQIIIGLIVGIFVLVYLILRTKIHAFPALIIAASIIGLIGGMSPSTGDINLAKSITTGFGNTLASIGLVIGFGVMMGRLLEISGAAERMAYTFLKYLGRGKEEWALAATGYVISIPIFCDSGFVILTPLVKALSRSTKKSVLALGVALAAGLVATHSAVPPTPGPLAVAGIFKVDVGMVIISGLIFTIPIIIAGVLYGKWLGKKIYQLPGEDGQKWERPPYQTSQITEEDLPKNGNLPSAFISFAPVVIPLILIFVNTLLTAMKINQLWARYLVFLGNPVIAVGIGLIIAIYGLAPKLSRSEVIKRMEEGVSSAGIIILITGAGGALGQVLRDSGVGNYVAQLIASSPLPPFLLPFFVATFVRLVQGSGTVAMITSASITAPILANLSVNPIIAVQAANLGSLIYSYFNDSFFWVVNRFLGVDDIKEQTLTWSVPTTIAWGVSLIMLYIANAILS from the coding sequence ATGGAAGGCATTTCCGGAATTCAGATAATTATTGGTCTGATTGTTGGTATCTTTGTACTTGTATATTTAATACTTAGGACCAAAATTCATGCTTTTCCTGCTCTTATCATTGCGGCTTCCATAATCGGGCTAATTGGGGGCATGTCGCCATCTACAGGTGATATTAACCTTGCTAAATCAATCACGACTGGCTTTGGTAATACTTTAGCAAGTATCGGTCTTGTAATTGGTTTTGGCGTAATGATGGGACGATTGCTGGAGATATCCGGGGCTGCCGAACGTATGGCTTATACTTTCTTAAAGTACTTAGGACGTGGAAAAGAAGAATGGGCGCTGGCCGCAACTGGATATGTTATTTCTATTCCTATTTTCTGCGATTCAGGTTTTGTTATTTTAACACCTCTGGTTAAAGCGTTATCACGTAGTACCAAAAAATCCGTACTTGCTCTTGGCGTCGCTCTGGCAGCCGGTCTGGTGGCTACCCATAGTGCAGTACCACCAACACCGGGACCTCTGGCAGTAGCAGGCATTTTTAAAGTTGATGTGGGTATGGTAATTATTTCCGGACTTATATTTACTATACCAATAATTATAGCTGGGGTTTTGTACGGCAAATGGTTGGGTAAAAAAATATATCAATTACCCGGTGAAGACGGTCAGAAATGGGAACGACCTCCTTATCAAACTTCTCAGATTACCGAAGAAGATTTACCTAAAAATGGCAACCTACCTTCTGCCTTTATATCCTTTGCTCCTGTTGTTATTCCTTTAATTTTAATCTTTGTCAATACGTTATTGACAGCTATGAAAATAAACCAACTATGGGCGCGTTACCTAGTTTTCCTTGGTAATCCGGTAATAGCGGTTGGTATTGGTCTTATTATTGCTATTTATGGTCTGGCTCCGAAACTTTCTCGGTCTGAAGTAATAAAAAGGATGGAAGAAGGTGTTTCTTCAGCTGGTATAATTATCTTAATTACAGGTGCTGGTGGCGCATTAGGCCAGGTGTTAAGGGACAGTGGTGTCGGTAATTATGTGGCTCAACTTATTGCTTCTAGCCCTCTACCTCCATTTTTGTTACCCTTTTTTGTTGCTACTTTTGTACGATTAGTCCAGGGAAGTGGTACAGTAGCCATGATTACCTCTGCTTCTATTACTGCACCAATCTTGGCTAATCTTTCCGTAAATCCAATTATTGCTGTTCAAGCAGCTAATTTAGGTTCATTAATATATTCTTATTTCAATGATAGTTTTTTCTGGGTCGTCAATAGATTTTTAGGAGTCGATGACATTAAGGAACAAACACTGACGTGGTCGGTTCCGACTACAATTGCTTGGGGCGTTTCTTTAATTATGTTATACATTGCCAACGCCATTTTAAGCTAA